The bacterium genome includes the window TTGGCTCACGGAATTTTTCTGTCCGGACGGTATGGAATCGCACACCGTTTTCCGATGATTTCTGTTCCGCCTTATGATGCCTGCCAGATGCACGGTAATATGGTCGCGCCAGGCCTTCGGCGGATTCGGGTCACGAATGAAACATCGTCCTGCGCCGGCGGATAGTACTCTCTTTTTCAGGCGCTTACTGTCGCCCGCAGTAAAAAAAAATACCTCATCATAGTCAGAAAAAAAGGAGCGGAGAAAGGGGGATGGTTCGTTTTCAGAGAAAATCCCGGAATAATCCGCCGTATCGACATGAAAAAAACCGTCGAACATGCCGGACAAACGGGCGACTGCGAGCATGGTCGCATTTCCGAGCACACGGAGATTCGAATCGGGATTCAACTGCCTGAGACATGCCGCGACCGGAAGGGTCAGGATACAGTCGCCAAGCCCGCCGGTTCGGACAAGGAGAATATTCATCTCCGGATAAGTTCGAGGGCGGTTTCGAGAATATCTTCGATTTTAGCCATGCGGCCCATTCCGGTACGGCCGTCGGCAAGCTTGCCTTCTTCCGGCCCGATAAACCGGACGCCGACCTTTTCCAAAATCTCCACATTGTTTTTAACCATGGGATTTTCCCACATCCGGTCGTTCATCGCCGGGGCCATAAGAACCGGTACGGTGGACATCATGGTCAGAACCGTCGTGCTTACAAGGTCATCGGCGATTCCGTGGGCGGCTTTCCCGATGATATTCGCCGTGGCGGGAGCGATGATAAGTATGTCCGCCCTGTCGGCAAGGGCAATATGCTCGAGGTCCCACTTGTTTTCACGGTCGAACATGTGTACGGCAACGGGATTTTGAGAAAGCGTTTCAAGTGTCAGAGCCGAGATGAATTGCGTCGCGCTTTCGGTCATGATCACAAGGACTTCGGCGTTTGCAGACTTCAATTCACGAACCAGCATGGCACTTTTATAGGCCGCAATTCCTGCAGTAACAGCAACCACAACAGTCCTGTCCCTAAACATTTCTGCGTCCCCCGGGGTTTGTATGGAGTATTATTGGTCTGGTGATTATACAGTG containing:
- a CDS encoding glycosyltransferase family 9 protein, which codes for MNILLVRTGGLGDCILTLPVAACLRQLNPDSNLRVLGNATMLAVARLSGMFDGFFHVDTADYSGIFSENEPSPFLRSFFSDYDEVFFFTAGDSKRLKKRVLSAGAGRCFIRDPNPPKAWRDHITVHLAGIIRRNRNHRKTVCDSIPSGQKNSVSQRKGLVIHPGSGGMTKNWPIERFISVAETWRDETTFVLGPAEIERGFERMMGERFGIVKPETIESLCRVLSGASLYLGNDSGVSHCAVFCGTASVVLFGPTDPAIWKPPGHGVSVVSSRDKTMEGLGVPEVLGALDEAQRL